In Parageobacillus sp. KH3-4, the genomic window GTGCAAACGTTTAATGATTCATTATTAAAAGCGATCGGGAGGACTCATCGTTATGAAGACGTCATAAAAACGATTGCGTTAGCAAAAGAAGCCGGCTTTGAAAATATTAGCATTGATTTAATGTACGGGCTGCCGCAACAAACGTTAGCGCAGTTCCAAGCAGATTTAGAAATCGCCTTTTCTCTTGACATTCAACATATTTCTGCTTATTCGCTCATTATTGAACCAAAAACGGTTTTTTACAACTTAATGAGAAAAGGAAAATTGCTGCTGCCAAGCGAGGAAGAAGAAGCGCAAATGTATGAAGAAGCGATGCGGCAAATGGAAATGCACGAGTATCACCAATATGAAATAAGCAATTATGCCCGCCCCGGTTTTCAAAGCCGCCATAATTTAACGTATTGGAATAATGAAGAATATTATGGAATTGGTGCCGGCGCCCACAGCTATGTAGGCGGCGTCCGCCGCGCCAATGTCAGACCGATCAAAAAATATATTGCGAAAGTTCAAGAAACAGGTTTTCCGTATTTGGAAGCCCATCATGTAACAATATCGGAACAAATGGAAGAAGAGATGTTTTTAGGGCTAAGGAAAACGGAAGGAGTATCGAAGCGGCGCTTTCTCGAAAAGTTTGGGATGAGCATTCACGATGTGTTTGGGCGGGCAGTTGCTATGGAAAAACAAAAAGGGTTGCTTGAAGAAACGGAAACGCATATTCGCTTGACCCACCGCGGGAAACTGCTCGGCAACGAGGTGTTTCAAGCGTTTATCGGCGGAATCTAAACATTGACATTGGCATATGGATTTGATACTTTAATAATAGATTTAGCACTCGGGGTGTTTGAGTGCTAACAGAGGTGATAAGCGTGTTAACGGATCGCCAACTGCTTATTTTGCAAGTCATTATTGATGATTTTATTCGTTCAGGACAGCCTGTCGGTTCGCGGACGTTGTCAAAAAAACATGAAATTTCTTTGAGTTCGGCGACGATCCGCAATGAAATGGCTGATTTAGAAGAACTTGGATATATTGAAAAAACGCATGTTTCATCGGGCAGAGTACCGTCGGAAAAAGGCTATCGCTATTATGTCGACCATTTGTTGTCCCCGCAACGTTTGACGCAGGAAGATATTCAAAAAATCAAATCGATTTTTGCCGAACGAATTTATGAACTGGAGAAAGTGGTGCAAAAATCGGCGCAAATTTTGTCTGATTTAACGAATTATACGTCGATCGCCCTTGGGCCTGCCGTGAAAGACAATAAGCTGAAACGGATTCAAATTATTCCGCTGAATAAACAAACGGCTGTGGCGATTATCGTTACAGACACGGGTCATGTGGAGAACCACGTGATTACTGTTCCTGCTTCTGTAGACCCTTCTGACCTTGAAAAAATGGTCAATATTTTAAACGAACGGTTGATCGGCGTTCCGCTTATAGATTTAAAAGATAAAATTTATAAAGAAGTGGCGGACGTTTTGCGCATGCATATTCACAACTATGATAGCATGTTGAAAACCATTGCCGATACGCTGGACATCCCGCAAGAGGAAAAAATGTTTTTTGCCGGGAAAACGAATATGTTAAACCAGCCTGAATTTAGCGACATTCAAAAAGTCCGTTCACTAATGAGAATGATTGAGCAAGAAAAAGATTTTTACCGATTGTTGCGCAAACATAATCGAAAAGGAATTCAAGTAACGATCGGCCGAGAAAACCAGCTAAGCGGAATGGAAAACTGCAGCCTTATTACCGCTACGTATTCAATCGGCAAAGAGCAGCTCGGGACGATTGCTATCCTTGGGCCGACGCGAATGGAATATTCCCGCGTCATTACCATTTTAAACAGGGTCGCTTCCGATTTATCGACCGTATTAACCAAATGGTATCAAAATAACTAACATTGGTCATATTGGATAAATGGATGGATGTCTACAATCCATCCTTTCCTTGTGACTATTTATACATACATACATCGCTTTAAAGGGAGGTGAAACCGATGGAGAAAGAACGCGATGTAGCGCAAGAACAAGCTACATATGAACAAGAGCCGCCAAATGTGGAGCGGCAAGAGGAAATAAAGGAATATGAAGGAAACGAGCATCAGGAAAAAAACGCGTTAGAGGAGCAGGAAAAGACTCGGGAAGAAAACGAACGGCATGATGTGCAAGAAGATGGAATAGAGGAACAGGAAAAAACACAAGAAGAGCAAAACGAAGAATTAGCGGCGGCAAGCGCCAAAATTGCCGAATTGGAAGCGAAAATAAAAGAGATGGAAAACCGCTATCTTCGTTTGTACGCCGATTTTGAAAATTTCCGCCGCCGCACGCGACAAGAAATGGAAGCGGCCGAAAAGTACCGCGCCCAAAGCTTGGTTAGCGATCTTTTGCCCGCTTTGGACAACTTTGAACGCGCGTTAAAAATAAAGGCGGAAGACGAACAAGCCAAATCGATTTTGCAAGGAATGGAAATGGTGTACCGTTCCGTATTAGACGCGCTGAAAAAAGAAGGAGTCGAAGCGATCGAAGCGGTCGGCAAGCCGTTCGACCCTCATTTGCATCAAGCGGTGATGCAAGTGGAAGACAGCAACTATGAGCCGAACACGGTTGTCGAAGAGCTACAAAAAGGCTATAAGCTGAAAGATCGCGTCATTCGTCCAGCAATGGTCAAAGTGAGCCAATAACGCGTAATAGGAGGGTGATATTTATATGAGTAAAATTATCGGGATTGACTTAGGAACAACCAACTCATGCGTCGCTGTACTAGAGGGCGGCGAGCCAAAAGTAATTCCAAACCCGGAAGGAAGCCGGACAACTCCTTCTGTCGTGGCGTTTAAAAACGGTGAACGTTTAGTCGGGGAAGTCGCGAAACGTCAAGCAATCACAAACCCAAACACTGTAATTTCTATTAAACGCCATATGGGAACGGACTATAAAGTAGAAATCGAAGGAAAAAAATATACGCCGCAAGAAATTTCCGCGATTATTTTGCAATACTTAAAATCGTATGCGGAAGACTATTTAGGGGAGCCAGTGACGAGAGCGGTAATTACCGTTCCTGCTTACTTTAACGATGCGCAACGTCAAGCGACAAAAGACGCCGGACGTATCGCAGGTCTACAAGTAGAGCGCATTATTAACGAGCCGACAGCCGCTGCGCTTGCGTACGGATTGGATAAAGAAGAAGATCAAACGATCCTCGTTTATGACTTGGGAGGCGGTACGTTTGACGTATCGATTCTTGAGCTTGGCGACGGCGTGTTTGAAGTAAAAGCGACGGCTGGCGATAATCATCTTGGCGGGGACGACTTCGACCAAGTCATTATCGATTACTTAGTGGAACAATTCAAACAGGAACACGGCATCGATTTATCCAAAGACAAAATGGCGCTGCAACGGTTGAAAGACGCTGCGGAAAAAGCGAAAAAAGAACTTTCTGGCGTTACGCAAACGCAAATTTCGCTGCCGTTCATTAGCGCGAACGAAACAGGGC contains:
- the hrcA gene encoding heat-inducible transcriptional repressor HrcA, with translation MLTDRQLLILQVIIDDFIRSGQPVGSRTLSKKHEISLSSATIRNEMADLEELGYIEKTHVSSGRVPSEKGYRYYVDHLLSPQRLTQEDIQKIKSIFAERIYELEKVVQKSAQILSDLTNYTSIALGPAVKDNKLKRIQIIPLNKQTAVAIIVTDTGHVENHVITVPASVDPSDLEKMVNILNERLIGVPLIDLKDKIYKEVADVLRMHIHNYDSMLKTIADTLDIPQEEKMFFAGKTNMLNQPEFSDIQKVRSLMRMIEQEKDFYRLLRKHNRKGIQVTIGRENQLSGMENCSLITATYSIGKEQLGTIAILGPTRMEYSRVITILNRVASDLSTVLTKWYQNN
- the hemW gene encoding radical SAM family heme chaperone HemW — protein: MAKSAYFHIPFCAQICYYCDFNKVFFHGQPVDEYLQAMESEMKRTMEAFPTDRLDTLFVGGGTPTVLEMEQLDFFLQSIYKHFRFSVDEVEFTFEANPNELSKEKLQLLKEAGVNRLSFGVQTFNDSLLKAIGRTHRYEDVIKTIALAKEAGFENISIDLMYGLPQQTLAQFQADLEIAFSLDIQHISAYSLIIEPKTVFYNLMRKGKLLLPSEEEEAQMYEEAMRQMEMHEYHQYEISNYARPGFQSRHNLTYWNNEEYYGIGAGAHSYVGGVRRANVRPIKKYIAKVQETGFPYLEAHHVTISEQMEEEMFLGLRKTEGVSKRRFLEKFGMSIHDVFGRAVAMEKQKGLLEETETHIRLTHRGKLLGNEVFQAFIGGI
- the grpE gene encoding nucleotide exchange factor GrpE codes for the protein MEKERDVAQEQATYEQEPPNVERQEEIKEYEGNEHQEKNALEEQEKTREENERHDVQEDGIEEQEKTQEEQNEELAAASAKIAELEAKIKEMENRYLRLYADFENFRRRTRQEMEAAEKYRAQSLVSDLLPALDNFERALKIKAEDEQAKSILQGMEMVYRSVLDALKKEGVEAIEAVGKPFDPHLHQAVMQVEDSNYEPNTVVEELQKGYKLKDRVIRPAMVKVSQ